One window of Nocardia nova SH22a genomic DNA carries:
- a CDS encoding alpha/beta fold hydrolase translates to MLYDEGGAGVPILLLHGLMGSARTWADHVPWLREYGHVYTFDAAGHGRPAPPRLTTEHFVADLAEATAEIADPMVVIGHSMGGLHGWMFAAAHPERVRALVVEDMAPDFRGRTAQHWAEMIAAWPQPFPDADAVLDYFGPVAGRYFLNSFTSGPDGYRLHGSVDTFRDISEEWGTRDFWPQWRSVRVPTLLIEGEFTITPPGQVKEMATVRPGVRYLMVEGAGHLVHDDQPERYRAEVEKFLHEIMGVSAEEDLE, encoded by the coding sequence GCACGGTCTGATGGGTAGCGCGCGGACCTGGGCGGATCACGTGCCCTGGCTGCGTGAATACGGTCACGTGTACACCTTCGACGCCGCCGGGCACGGCCGCCCGGCGCCGCCGCGGCTCACCACCGAGCACTTCGTCGCCGATCTCGCCGAGGCCACCGCGGAGATCGCCGACCCGATGGTGGTGATCGGTCATTCGATGGGCGGACTGCACGGCTGGATGTTCGCCGCCGCCCATCCCGAACGGGTCCGCGCGCTGGTGGTCGAGGATATGGCGCCGGATTTCCGCGGCCGCACCGCACAGCACTGGGCGGAGATGATCGCGGCCTGGCCGCAGCCGTTCCCGGACGCGGACGCGGTACTCGACTACTTCGGGCCGGTGGCGGGCCGCTATTTCCTGAACTCCTTCACATCCGGTCCCGACGGTTACCGGCTGCACGGGTCGGTCGATACGTTCCGCGATATCTCCGAGGAGTGGGGCACCCGCGATTTCTGGCCCCAATGGCGTTCCGTGCGGGTGCCGACCCTGCTGATCGAGGGCGAATTCACGATCACTCCGCCGGGGCAGGTGAAGGAGATGGCGACGGTGCGGCCGGGCGTGCGTTATCTGATGGTCGAGGGTGCCGGGCATCTCGTCCACGACGATCAACCGGAGCGATATCGCGCCGAAGTCGAGAAGTTTCTGCACGAAATCATGGGTGTGTCAGCCGAAGAAGACCTGGAGTAG
- a CDS encoding acyl-CoA dehydrogenase family protein, translating to MINFSIPADLAAERDRIRRFVTDTIVPFERDPRLTSHGPNDELRQELVELARAEKLLTIQAPEELGGRGLTHVEQAVLYEAAGWSTLGPVAMNCAAPDEGNMFLLSKVANPEQTDRFLMPVINGRQRSVFAMTEPGGAGSDPGQLATTATFDGENFTINGRKWLITGADGAKTWIIMAKLEANPHLPEGPTLFLTEGGQPGIVIERTMNTMDRNYVGGHGVVRFENLVLPKESLLGESGQALRYAQLRLAPARLTHCMRWLGAAERAHAIAVEHAKTRTAFGKPIGEHEGVSFMLADNEIALHQCRLTIWHACWLMDQGHKARHESSMAKSYVSEELFKVADRCVQVLGGIGISDETVVEMIFRDMRAFRLYDGPTEVHKWAIGRQVLRG from the coding sequence ATGATTAACTTCTCGATACCTGCCGACCTCGCCGCCGAACGCGACCGGATTCGCCGGTTCGTCACCGACACGATCGTTCCCTTCGAACGTGACCCGCGCCTGACCTCGCACGGCCCGAACGACGAACTGCGGCAGGAACTGGTCGAACTGGCCCGTGCCGAGAAGCTGCTCACCATTCAGGCCCCCGAGGAACTGGGCGGACGCGGCCTCACCCATGTCGAGCAGGCCGTGCTCTACGAGGCGGCCGGGTGGTCCACCCTCGGCCCGGTCGCGATGAACTGCGCCGCACCCGACGAGGGCAATATGTTCCTGCTGTCCAAGGTCGCGAATCCGGAACAGACCGACCGCTTCCTCATGCCGGTGATCAACGGCCGCCAGCGCTCGGTCTTCGCCATGACCGAACCCGGCGGCGCCGGATCCGACCCCGGCCAGCTCGCCACTACCGCGACCTTCGACGGTGAGAACTTCACGATCAACGGCCGCAAATGGCTGATCACCGGGGCCGACGGGGCCAAGACGTGGATCATCATGGCCAAACTCGAGGCGAACCCGCATCTGCCGGAGGGGCCGACCCTGTTCCTCACCGAGGGCGGCCAGCCCGGAATCGTCATCGAACGGACCATGAACACCATGGACCGCAACTACGTCGGCGGCCACGGCGTGGTGCGATTCGAGAATCTGGTGCTGCCGAAGGAATCGCTGCTCGGCGAGAGCGGCCAGGCGCTGCGATACGCCCAGTTGCGGCTGGCCCCCGCCCGGCTCACGCACTGCATGCGCTGGCTCGGCGCGGCCGAACGCGCCCATGCCATCGCGGTCGAGCACGCCAAGACCCGCACCGCCTTCGGTAAGCCGATCGGTGAGCACGAGGGTGTGTCGTTCATGCTCGCCGACAACGAGATCGCCCTGCACCAGTGCCGTCTGACCATCTGGCACGCCTGCTGGCTGATGGATCAGGGGCACAAGGCCCGGCACGAGAGCTCGATGGCGAAATCCTATGTGTCCGAGGAACTTTTCAAGGTCGCCGACCGCTGCGTACAGGTCCTCGGCGGCATCGGCATCAGCGACGAGACCGTCGTCGAGATGATCTTCCGCGATATGCGAGCCTTCCGCCTCTACGACGGCCCCACCGAAGTCCACAAATGGGCCATCGGCCGTCAGGTTCTGCGCGGATAG
- a CDS encoding enoyl-CoA hydratase/isomerase family protein, giving the protein MSSELQVDVSAGVAVLTLNRPAQQNAMTPGMAEALGVALRRCDTEDSIRAVVITGTPPAFCAGADLSSRVGDVSATIDPPPWQIRKPVIAAVNGHAVGIGLALALQCDLRYVADDAVYGLNQVRRGVMADGYAHWTLPRLAGMANAADIMLTGRTFDGDEARQMGVANNSLPAGEVLPTALAVAHDLAAGSAPLPTALSKRLLWEGLGMTPEAVGRLETDLHDIVGNSADAAEGMAAFRDRRAPKWSGSISSEWPAGELSPEQRAGLDVSGSEPN; this is encoded by the coding sequence ATGAGTTCGGAACTGCAGGTCGATGTCTCCGCCGGAGTCGCGGTTCTCACGCTCAATCGCCCCGCTCAGCAGAACGCCATGACCCCCGGGATGGCCGAGGCACTCGGGGTGGCGCTGCGGCGCTGCGATACCGAGGACTCGATTCGCGCCGTGGTGATCACCGGAACTCCGCCCGCCTTCTGCGCCGGGGCGGATCTGTCCAGCCGGGTCGGCGACGTCAGCGCCACGATCGACCCGCCGCCGTGGCAGATTCGCAAACCGGTGATCGCGGCCGTCAACGGGCACGCGGTGGGGATCGGTCTCGCCCTGGCCCTGCAGTGCGATCTGCGCTACGTGGCCGATGACGCGGTGTACGGGCTCAATCAGGTCCGGCGCGGTGTGATGGCCGACGGATACGCCCACTGGACGCTGCCGCGGCTGGCGGGTATGGCCAATGCCGCCGACATCATGCTCACCGGCCGGACGTTCGACGGTGACGAGGCGCGGCAGATGGGGGTCGCCAACAACAGTCTGCCCGCCGGGGAGGTGCTGCCGACCGCCCTGGCCGTCGCGCACGATCTGGCGGCCGGTTCGGCGCCGCTGCCGACCGCGCTGTCGAAACGGCTGCTGTGGGAGGGGCTGGGGATGACCCCGGAGGCGGTCGGCCGTCTGGAGACCGATCTGCACGACATCGTCGGCAACAGCGCCGATGCCGCCGAGGGGATGGCCGCGTTCCGCGATCGTCGCGCCCCGAAGTGGTCGGGCAGTATCAGTTCGGAGTGGCCCGCCGGTGAGTTGTCTCCGGAGCAGCGCGCGGGCCTGGACGTCAGCGGCTCCGAGCCGAACTGA